DNA sequence from the Streptomyces sp. CA-210063 genome:
CGCCGAGATCCTCCACCAGCGAGCGGCCCTGCACCTGCCCGACGAGCTCGTTGTCGAAGGAGACATAGCCGTCGATCGGGCCCTGCGCCAGCCGGTCGTAGGCGATGACGGGGATGCCCGCGTCGTCCGCCGTCTGCACGGCGGACTTGATGGCCTTGGCGTCCACGGCGTCGACGATGATGATGTCGACCTTGTCCTCGACCATCTGCTCGAGCTGGCTGTTCTGGGTCTCCGGGTCCTTCTCCGCGTTGGCGTACTTGGTCACGCCCTTGTTGTCGGTCAGCTCGGCGATCTTCTTCTTGATGTTCGGGTAGTCGAACTCCTCGTACCGCTTGGTCTCCTTGTCGGGGAACAGCACACCCACGGTGATGTCGTCGCCCTTCGTGGGACTCGCCTCGGCGCTGTCGCCGACGTCCACGACCCCGCAGGAGGCGAGGGAGACGGCCGCGGCCGAGGCGGCGAGGGCGGTGGCGGTGCGGCGCAGAGCGGTGCGAGGGCGTATACGACCGCCGGGGGTGTTGCTGGTGGTACGGGCGTTCACATCAAGGGCCTTCCGGGCGTGGGTGCAGCAACTGCGACCCAGGAGGCTGAAAGCCAACGCGGTGATCACCTCAGCGTCAAGGAGTAATCACTTAACGAGATGACAACAGCCTTGTGTGGTCCTGGTGTGAAGAGGGTAAAGCAAGGGACCCCCTGTGTCGCCGCTCGACCTTCACCTGACACGAGCCAACGGCTGCCGCCGGATACCCCCGGGGGCCAAGGGTGTCCGTACGACCGGGCGTTGGGGGACGAAAGGGATGCGTACCGACGGTGACCGGAGCCACCGGAGCCTACGTGTACGGGCGGCAGGTCAGCGCGGTGACCGGGCTCGCGCCGGGCGGACGCGGACCTGACGTCGCCGACCGGGATGTCCACGGTCCCCGGTGCCCGGAGACCCCCTCCGGACATCCGGGCGTCCCACCGGTGGGTGGTGGACCTCACTGGTGGAGCGGGGGTGGTCCGCTTCTCACGTGTTCTTACGTTCTTACGTGTCCTTACGTGTTCATACATGGGCGGGTGGTGAGGTCCAGGTGCTGGTCGGCTACCTGCCGTGCCCCCGGTGGGGTGGGGGGCCGCCCGGTCCCTGCTGGGGTGGGGGGCCGCCCGGTCCCTGGTGGGGTGGGGGGCCGCCCGGTCCCTGGTGGGGCGTCGGACGGGCGGGGCCTGGGCGTGGACTCTCGCCGGGGGCCTGCGGGGTGGTGGCGGGCCCGCCGGCGGGGCGTGGGGTGCTGCGGGAGCGGGCGGCGGCGGCCGAGGGGGAGGGTGAGGGTGGGGACGGCTGGGCTGGGGTGCTCGGGGACGGCTGGGCTGAGGTGTCCGGGGTGGGCTTGGCCGTGGCATTCGGGGTCGACTGTGCCGCGGCGTCCGGGACCGGCTTGGCCGCGGCGTTCGAGGTCAGCTGGGCCGCGGCGTTCGGGGTCAGCAGGGGGCGGGCCTGGTCCTCGATGCGGGTGAGTCTGCCCTGCCACTCGGGGCCCAGCGCCTGGGCGGTCTCGCGCAGCCGCAGCTGGGTGGTGACGAAGGAGTCGCTCTCGGCTGCCGTCCAGGGGCGGGCGCGCTCCGCCGCGAGGGCCTCGCGCAGCCCGGGCGGGCCGGTCCAGTTGCCCGTGTCATCGAGGGAGTTGCCGTAACGGGGCTTGCTCTCGCCGCGCCGGTAGACACTCGCGAGGTCGGCGAGGGCGCCCCGGTCGACCCGGTCGGCGAGTTCGAGGATGCCGGCGTAGGACTCGTCGGCGTTGGACTGCACGGTCAGCCGCCCCTGGCCCCGGTCGGCCAGCTGCTCGAAGTACCGGTTGACGATGCCCTGGTTGCTCATCGCCTGCGGCACCCCCATGAAGAGTGCCTCGACGCGGGCGCCGGAGTCCCCGTAGGCCCGCATCTTCTCCTCCACGGCCGCCGCGTTCTGCGAGGTCTCCTGGATGATCGCGTGCAGCCCGTGCTCGCGGACGTACGCCTCCGCCTGGGCCATCCAGGCCCGTCCGTCGGCGCGGGTGTACGCGGCCATCAGGGTGTCGTCCTGGGCCATCAGACGGGCGTACTCGGGGTGGTAGGGCTTGTAGAGATCGCTGTCGACGTCGACGAAGCCGCCGTGCCGGTTCAGCGTGCCGGCCACCATCTCGGTGACCCTGCTCTTGCCTGCGCCGGGCTGGCCGACCAGGAACACCACGGTGGGCGTCTCCTGCCCGACGCGGCCCGCCAGGAGGTCGGGGACGATGCGCTCACGGAAGATCCGCCGGTTCTCGGCGTCGGACAGCCGGTGCCGCTCCACCTCGGCGGGGTCGATCACGGTCACGTGAGGCTCGCCAGGATCTCGCGCGCGAGGTCGGCGTAGCGCGAGCGGGCCTCGGCGATCTGGTCCCGGTCCGCCGAGCGCAACCCCTCACGCTCCTTCGCCAGCCGCCCCTGCGCGGCGCGCGCGGCCTCGATGACGGCGGGCTCGGGGGCGTCCTTGGCCTCCTCCGCAGCGATCAGCGCGCTGTACGCCCCGACGGCCCCGTTGACGGCCTCGACCGCCGCCTCGTACGCCGCGGTCTCCTCGTTCGACCAGTCGTGCGGCTCCAGGGAGTGGGTCACGGAGATGCCGGTGTTCCG
Encoded proteins:
- a CDS encoding zeta toxin family protein — encoded protein: MTVIDPAEVERHRLSDAENRRIFRERIVPDLLAGRVGQETPTVVFLVGQPGAGKSRVTEMVAGTLNRHGGFVDVDSDLYKPYHPEYARLMAQDDTLMAAYTRADGRAWMAQAEAYVREHGLHAIIQETSQNAAAVEEKMRAYGDSGARVEALFMGVPQAMSNQGIVNRYFEQLADRGQGRLTVQSNADESYAGILELADRVDRGALADLASVYRRGESKPRYGNSLDDTGNWTGPPGLREALAAERARPWTAAESDSFVTTQLRLRETAQALGPEWQGRLTRIEDQARPLLTPNAAAQLTSNAAAKPVPDAAAQSTPNATAKPTPDTSAQPSPSTPAQPSPPSPSPSAAAARSRSTPRPAGGPATTPQAPGESPRPGPARPTPHQGPGGPPPHQGPGGPPPQQGPGGPPPHRGHGR